One part of the [Synechococcus] sp. NIES-970 genome encodes these proteins:
- the hox1 gene encoding heme oxygenase (decyclizing) yields MVANLATMLREGTKTSHTMAENVGFVKCFLKGVVEKKSYRKLVADLYFVYSAMEEEMERLKDHPVVSQIYFPELNRKQSLETDLRYYFGPNWQTEAKITPAGQAYVDRIHAVAQTTPELLVSHSYTRYLGDLSGGQILKKIAQNAMNLDGDGTAFYEFDNIADEKAFKDKYRAAMNSLDVSAEMAEQIVQEANDAFGMNMNMFKELEGNLVKAIGVMLFNTLTRRRTKGSTDGADLSPASN; encoded by the coding sequence ATGGTCGCTAACCTAGCAACAATGTTGAGAGAGGGAACCAAGACTTCCCACACGATGGCAGAAAATGTCGGCTTCGTGAAATGCTTCCTCAAGGGAGTTGTTGAGAAAAAATCCTATCGGAAGCTGGTGGCCGATCTTTATTTTGTCTACTCAGCGATGGAGGAAGAGATGGAGCGTCTCAAGGATCATCCCGTCGTCTCCCAGATTTATTTTCCTGAGCTAAACCGCAAACAGAGTCTGGAAACAGATCTGCGTTACTATTTCGGCCCCAATTGGCAAACGGAAGCAAAAATTACCCCCGCTGGTCAAGCCTATGTAGACCGCATCCATGCGGTGGCCCAGACCACTCCAGAACTGTTGGTGAGCCACTCCTACACCCGCTATCTAGGGGACCTTTCTGGGGGGCAGATTCTGAAGAAAATTGCCCAAAACGCCATGAACCTTGATGGGGATGGGACAGCGTTCTACGAATTTGACAATATTGCCGACGAGAAAGCGTTTAAGGACAAGTACCGGGCTGCGATGAATAGCTTGGATGTGTCGGCAGAAATGGCCGAACAGATTGTCCAGGAGGCCAATGACGCCTTTGGGATGAACATGAATATGTTCAAAGAGCTGGAAGGAAATCTTGTAAAGGCGATCGGGGTAATGCTCTTCAATACCTTGACCCGCCGCCGCACCAAGGGCAGCACCGATGGCGCTGATTTGTCTCCCGCCAGCAACTAG
- the sufA_2 gene encoding iron transport protein, giving the protein MKSRSLTLCGLFLGLTLATGCTPATENNGATDSGATPETPSTEATGEINLYSSRHYDSDAELYEAFTEATGIEVNLIEGSDDELLERVRTEGQNSPADVLITVDVARLWRAQADGLLQPTESEVLTSAIPAELRSSDNTWFGLTKRARVIVYNTETVQPSELSTYENLADPQWQGRVCVRSSSNTYNQSLVAAKIVEKGVEATEAWARGLVANFAREPEGNDTAQIQAVASGVCDVALVNSYYVARLRASEDPQDQEIVANIGAFFPNQDDGGTHINISGAGMLANAPNPEAAREFLEFMVTPEAQEIFANNNNEYPVVASVAPNATVAEFGEWTASTLPLESFGEQNAAAVMLMDRVGWK; this is encoded by the coding sequence ATGAAATCCCGCTCCCTAACCCTGTGTGGCCTCTTTTTAGGCCTAACCTTGGCTACTGGTTGTACACCCGCCACCGAAAACAATGGAGCCACCGATTCTGGTGCGACCCCAGAAACCCCCAGCACCGAAGCAACTGGTGAAATTAACCTCTATTCTTCACGCCATTACGACAGTGATGCTGAACTATATGAAGCTTTTACCGAAGCCACAGGCATCGAGGTCAACCTCATCGAAGGGAGTGACGATGAGCTGCTAGAACGGGTCAGAACAGAGGGCCAAAACAGTCCAGCAGATGTACTGATTACCGTCGATGTGGCGCGGCTTTGGCGGGCCCAAGCAGATGGTCTTCTCCAGCCCACAGAATCAGAAGTGCTCACCAGTGCTATTCCGGCTGAACTGCGCAGTAGTGATAACACTTGGTTTGGTTTGACGAAGCGGGCGCGGGTGATTGTATACAACACCGAAACAGTCCAACCCTCCGAATTGTCTACCTATGAAAATCTTGCCGATCCCCAATGGCAAGGTCGAGTTTGTGTCCGTAGCTCTAGTAACACCTATAACCAGTCCCTTGTCGCCGCAAAAATTGTGGAAAAAGGTGTCGAAGCGACAGAAGCCTGGGCCAGAGGCTTGGTCGCGAACTTTGCTCGGGAACCAGAAGGAAATGACACGGCACAAATCCAAGCTGTCGCCTCCGGGGTCTGTGATGTAGCCTTGGTGAACAGTTACTATGTAGCCCGTCTCCGCGCGTCTGAAGATCCGCAAGATCAAGAGATTGTGGCCAATATTGGTGCATTCTTCCCGAACCAAGATGACGGTGGCACCCACATCAATATCAGTGGCGCAGGGATGCTTGCCAATGCCCCGAATCCGGAAGCAGCCCGGGAATTTTTAGAGTTCATGGTGACGCCGGAAGCCCAAGAAATTTTCGCCAACAACAATAATGAATACCCCGTGGTTGCGAGTGTTGCACCGAATGCGACCGTCGCGGAATTTGGCGAATGGACAGCTTCGACGTTGCCCCTTGAAAGTTTTGGGGAACAAAATGCAGCAGCGGTCATGCTAATGGACCGTGTTGGCTGGAAGTAA
- the dprA gene encoding DNA protecting protein, whose amino-acid sequence MERHYWVAWSQIKGVGPNRLKKIWQHFGSMETAWSASGKALGEVEGLGDKLIQQIITGRSPLNPAQLYGQHLEKNPQFWTPSDPDYPQLLLEIPSPPPLLYYRGQVNLLENQGQIPAIAMVGTRHPSEHGKRWTGRISRALAQVGFTIVSGLAQGVDGVAHRACLEVGKRTIAVLGTGLDQIYPASHHTLYSDIATQGLIVSEYPAGTRPDRSHFPARNRIIAGLARATLVMEAPSRSGSLITAHYAMEFNREVYALPNSPEHQPATGCLDLIRRGAGMILGEAALIEELGGLPQLDEPTAQLSLPLADPGSPAAPSAPPDYAQIPQGLLVLWQAIAPEPTPFDLIVVQSGLGADQVSATLLQWELEGLITQLPGMRYRRL is encoded by the coding sequence ATGGAACGGCATTATTGGGTGGCTTGGTCACAGATCAAGGGGGTAGGGCCAAATCGTCTTAAAAAAATTTGGCAGCATTTTGGTTCTATGGAAACAGCTTGGTCTGCTTCTGGTAAGGCTTTAGGGGAGGTCGAGGGGCTCGGAGATAAGCTAATTCAGCAAATTATCACTGGGCGATCGCCCCTAAATCCGGCCCAATTGTATGGACAGCACCTGGAAAAAAATCCACAATTCTGGACACCGAGCGACCCAGACTATCCGCAGCTATTGTTAGAAATTCCTAGTCCACCGCCGCTACTCTACTACCGAGGACAGGTCAATCTCTTGGAAAATCAAGGCCAAATTCCGGCGATCGCCATGGTCGGCACGCGGCATCCTTCAGAGCATGGTAAACGCTGGACGGGGCGCATTAGCCGAGCCCTCGCCCAGGTGGGATTTACGATTGTCTCTGGTCTGGCCCAGGGGGTTGATGGTGTGGCCCATCGTGCCTGTTTGGAGGTGGGGAAGCGAACGATCGCGGTGCTGGGCACAGGGCTTGATCAAATTTACCCAGCTAGTCACCATACCCTTTACAGTGACATCGCAACACAGGGGTTAATTGTGAGTGAATACCCGGCAGGTACCCGGCCCGATCGCAGTCATTTTCCGGCCCGCAATCGCATTATTGCCGGGTTAGCCCGGGCGACCCTTGTGATGGAAGCGCCTAGCCGCTCAGGATCTTTAATTACGGCCCACTACGCGATGGAATTTAATCGTGAAGTTTATGCGCTGCCCAATTCTCCCGAGCACCAGCCAGCCACAGGTTGCTTAGATTTGATTCGCCGTGGTGCGGGGATGATCCTTGGGGAGGCGGCATTGATCGAAGAATTGGGAGGGTTACCGCAGCTGGATGAACCCACGGCCCAACTGAGCTTACCCCTAGCCGATCCAGGATCACCTGCTGCCCCTAGTGCACCGCCCGACTATGCCCAAATTCCCCAGGGATTGTTGGTACTCTGGCAGGCGATCGCCCCGGAGCCAACTCCCTTTGATTTGATTGTCGTCCAGTCGGGGCTGGGGGCAGACCAAGTTTCGGCGACTCTGTTGCAGTGGGAATTAGAAGGACTAATCACCCAACTGCCAGGGATGCGTTACCGTCGTCTTTAG
- the carA gene encoding carbamoyl-phosphate synthase, small subunit: protein MFLVKAKPALLVLADGTTYHGRSFGATGTTFGEVVFNTGMTGYQEVLTDPSYRGQIVTFTYPELGNTGVTPEDEESSRPQVKGAIARNIAARPSNWRSTQALPDYLKEHQVVGIYSIDTRDLTRRLRVSGAMNGAISSEILDAEELLRQLREIPSMEGQNLVKDVTTTSIYEWTEATDRHWEFSSGATDTQDLTVVAIDFGVKRNILRRLASYGCRVIVVPANTPAEKILAYNPDGIFLSNGPGDPAAVTEGIATVTEILKAEKPTFGICMGHQILGLSLGAETFKLKFGHRGLNQPAGLEQKQIEITSQNHGFAIAEKSLGDDVEVTHLNLNDRTIAGLEHKTLPFFSVQYHPEASPGPHDADYLFEKFVQSMKAHKA from the coding sequence ATGTTTCTTGTGAAAGCAAAACCCGCTCTCCTCGTCCTCGCCGATGGCACCACCTACCACGGACGGTCCTTTGGGGCGACGGGGACTACCTTTGGGGAAGTCGTTTTCAATACGGGCATGACGGGTTACCAAGAAGTTTTGACTGATCCTAGCTACCGGGGCCAAATTGTGACCTTTACCTATCCGGAGCTGGGCAACACAGGGGTCACCCCCGAAGATGAAGAATCTAGTCGGCCCCAGGTCAAGGGGGCGATCGCCCGCAACATTGCCGCCCGTCCCAGTAACTGGCGCTCTACCCAAGCCCTGCCCGACTACCTCAAAGAACATCAGGTGGTGGGCATCTATAGCATTGATACCCGCGATCTCACCCGGCGACTACGGGTCTCTGGGGCGATGAACGGTGCGATTTCTAGCGAAATTCTCGATGCCGAAGAGCTCCTGCGCCAATTGCGAGAAATCCCGTCCATGGAAGGACAGAACTTGGTGAAAGACGTCACCACCACCAGCATCTATGAATGGACAGAAGCCACTGATCGCCACTGGGAATTTAGCAGTGGCGCCACTGACACCCAAGATTTAACCGTGGTTGCCATTGACTTTGGTGTGAAGCGAAATATTCTCCGACGCCTTGCTAGCTACGGCTGTCGGGTCATTGTTGTCCCCGCCAACACCCCCGCTGAAAAGATTCTGGCCTACAATCCCGACGGTATTTTTCTGTCCAATGGCCCTGGGGACCCGGCTGCCGTCACCGAAGGCATCGCCACTGTCACCGAAATTTTAAAGGCCGAAAAACCCACCTTTGGCATTTGCATGGGCCACCAAATTTTGGGGCTTTCCTTAGGGGCAGAAACCTTCAAGCTAAAATTTGGCCACCGGGGTCTCAACCAGCCAGCGGGCCTTGAGCAAAAGCAAATCGAAATCACTAGCCAAAACCATGGTTTTGCGATCGCCGAAAAATCCTTGGGTGACGATGTAGAAGTGACTCACCTGAATCTCAATGATCGCACCATCGCTGGGTTAGAACACAAAACGCTGCCCTTTTTCTCTGTGCAATACCACCCTGAAGCTAGCCCCGGCCCCCACGATGCTGACTACCTGTTTGAAAAATTTGTGCAGTCGATGAAAGCCCACAAAGCCTAG
- a CDS encoding two-component hybrid sensor and regulator, producing MVDFPVNVAALKAQIIDAKRLPCFGPTAAIADLLQAFQPWMVPQCAGMYGVAPCVVICTEHQLQGLVLPQTVLQLIAEGVDLRQVLAQDIMAPAPAAIALRELTNLWACLDRMHQGQQELLPIHDDQGHWLGFLSCLALQRLLASEPLLQVRQVQEVMVTELPLLSTTTPLLAAAHRLLQTPPPLFLTPEKISPTTTAWAASLQMLTLWDLFRCYDGDRLSNDDNLLYQGDQTQSFCQVRPTDSLWSVVTQLGEIHGSGAVVLGPEGELLGRITWPEILAAVDPIALHWQTLQLQRRLDKVTQRTEILTSQLAQTEPRPGRSPYRVLLMEDLAMESKILQHLLQPPLGSGLTFQVTQVDSLPQAIAQLTTATYELIIFDLDLLPKGKLEGFRTLQKACPQRPILLLSNDQADQIALAQQCVELGAQDYLLRSLCMGESQTEREVLMRSVRYALETQGVKNRLQQRDQQLEAEIIAKGAIAQQLETTDAQLKVLFEAITDIVFVINPHTWEIKQVTRPHQGRCQGNPNLCQATHQFLLQHRTALMPYLQKAIASPETATAANELLQYEYSLKLTPQAAPQWFVAKLAAIDETQVLWAAHDITPLKNSQQQLLSDQESLAAMVQERTQELRALNGTLNAEIQQRKGIEQELRQGQDFLETLFNLTPALFIVLDHTGRIVRFNPACEQLTGYQWLEVAQQYVWDLFLRSDRDVERVTHLFHTLLQHKQPLTYEVDWRAKSGQIYHLRWSSGVVLDPWGQVRYVIATGLDMSDRQAFETTLKTLNQELESRVEQRTQVLEHIEKNLRRQLAAVDAAVDAIAILQQGEFISVNPAFLALFGYPHLLSLQGHPWHEVLFAPAEQARFQADILPNLEKTKSWQGQAIAQRQDTQLFTAEISLTITSDDDLICVCRDITARNEADLKIRSTEARLRSQYLNFPIPTYTWQHREGNFYLINYNSAAEAANNYRLKDFRHCPSHEIYGSDHAIHQNIYHCFEFKSTFDAELQTTAPNDPNDVLRYFLVTYIYIDPDLVMVHIQDLTQRKQAERELQQSQIFLRQVIDNDPNLIFVKDHQGHFLLANQALADIYGKTVAELIGKRDCDLNPRHQEVEQFDRADRQVIETQAMVVVDEEQLTDIHGTVHYFRTVKVPLQLPGDRTPCRILGVASEMTQQRRAKQELENALNQERELNYLKTRFIDTASHEFRTPLTVILGAAQMLDAYSEHLSPERRSQYLRNIQDSVIRLRQLIDDVLTMSRLEAGKLRCQRQPIDIIVLCQDLLTEFKVGLGKQHHIVFETAGAIASPLNLDPNLIQHILSNLLSNACKYSAPGTTITLQVIGDEAQLTLTITDQGIGIPAEDWPHLFGSFYRASNTQNIPGTGLGLNIVKEYVLLHGGTINFSSQLGRGSQFVVTIPLEA from the coding sequence ATGGTTGATTTTCCTGTAAATGTTGCTGCTCTCAAGGCCCAGATTATTGATGCAAAGCGTTTGCCTTGCTTTGGGCCGACGGCGGCGATCGCCGATTTATTACAAGCATTTCAACCCTGGATGGTTCCTCAATGTGCGGGGATGTATGGGGTGGCTCCCTGCGTGGTTATTTGCACCGAACATCAACTCCAGGGCTTGGTGTTGCCCCAAACGGTGCTGCAATTGATTGCTGAGGGGGTGGACCTCCGACAGGTACTGGCCCAGGATATTATGGCCCCAGCTCCGGCGGCGATCGCCCTTAGGGAACTCACAAATTTGTGGGCCTGCCTTGACCGGATGCACCAAGGACAGCAGGAGCTTTTGCCAATTCATGATGACCAGGGCCATTGGTTGGGCTTCTTGTCTTGCCTCGCTCTCCAACGGCTCCTTGCCTCAGAACCACTACTCCAGGTGCGACAAGTCCAGGAGGTCATGGTGACAGAGTTGCCCTTGCTCTCGACTACAACCCCGCTGTTGGCAGCGGCCCATCGCCTTTTACAGACCCCGCCGCCCCTCTTTTTGACCCCAGAAAAAATTAGCCCAACGACAACTGCCTGGGCCGCTAGTTTACAGATGTTGACCCTGTGGGATCTGTTTCGGTGCTATGACGGCGATCGCCTGAGTAATGACGATAACCTCTTGTACCAGGGCGATCAAACCCAGTCTTTTTGTCAGGTGCGGCCGACAGATTCCCTCTGGTCTGTGGTGACTCAGTTGGGAGAAATCCATGGCAGCGGGGCGGTGGTGCTTGGCCCGGAGGGGGAGCTCCTCGGCCGAATTACTTGGCCAGAAATTTTAGCGGCGGTGGATCCGATCGCTCTCCATTGGCAAACGCTCCAACTCCAGCGGCGATTGGATAAAGTCACCCAGCGCACCGAGATTTTAACCTCTCAACTCGCCCAAACAGAGCCCCGCCCTGGGCGATCGCCCTACCGTGTTTTGCTCATGGAAGACCTGGCGATGGAGTCAAAGATTCTCCAGCATTTACTCCAGCCCCCCTTGGGGAGTGGGTTGACGTTTCAGGTGACCCAGGTTGATAGTCTCCCCCAGGCGATCGCCCAACTGACAACGGCGACCTATGAGCTGATTATTTTTGACTTAGACCTACTGCCCAAGGGCAAGCTAGAGGGCTTTCGCACGCTACAAAAAGCTTGTCCCCAAAGGCCTATTTTATTGTTGAGCAATGACCAAGCAGACCAGATCGCCCTCGCCCAGCAATGTGTCGAATTAGGCGCCCAAGACTATCTCCTCCGGAGTCTCTGTATGGGGGAATCTCAAACAGAACGGGAAGTTTTGATGCGTTCGGTGCGCTATGCCCTCGAAACCCAGGGGGTAAAAAATCGCCTCCAGCAACGGGATCAACAGCTCGAAGCAGAAATCATCGCGAAGGGGGCGATCGCCCAACAGCTCGAAACCACCGATGCCCAATTAAAAGTTTTATTTGAGGCCATTACAGACATCGTGTTTGTGATCAATCCCCACACCTGGGAGATCAAACAGGTGACTCGGCCCCACCAGGGTCGCTGCCAAGGCAACCCAAATCTCTGCCAAGCAACCCATCAGTTTCTATTGCAGCACCGGACTGCCCTAATGCCTTACTTACAAAAGGCGATCGCCTCCCCAGAAACCGCAACCGCCGCCAACGAATTGCTCCAGTATGAATATTCCCTCAAGCTCACGCCCCAGGCGGCCCCCCAGTGGTTTGTGGCTAAGCTGGCGGCGATCGACGAAACCCAGGTGCTCTGGGCGGCCCATGATATTACGCCCTTAAAAAATTCCCAGCAGCAACTCTTGAGCGACCAAGAAAGTCTCGCCGCCATGGTGCAAGAACGGACCCAAGAACTCCGGGCGCTCAATGGCACGCTCAACGCCGAAATTCAGCAACGCAAAGGCATCGAACAGGAACTCCGCCAGGGGCAAGATTTTCTAGAAACCCTGTTTAACCTCACCCCCGCCTTATTTATCGTCCTTGATCACACGGGTCGGATTGTTCGCTTTAACCCCGCCTGTGAACAGTTGACCGGATATCAATGGCTAGAAGTGGCCCAACAATATGTCTGGGATCTGTTTTTGCGCAGCGATCGAGATGTGGAGCGGGTGACCCACCTTTTCCATACCCTCCTGCAGCATAAACAACCCCTGACCTACGAAGTAGACTGGCGCGCTAAATCGGGGCAAATCTATCATCTGCGGTGGTCTAGTGGGGTCGTATTGGATCCATGGGGACAGGTGCGTTATGTAATCGCCACGGGGCTAGACATGAGCGATCGCCAAGCCTTCGAAACAACCCTCAAGACCCTCAACCAGGAGCTCGAATCCCGGGTAGAGCAGCGGACTCAAGTCCTAGAGCACATCGAAAAAAATCTCCGGCGACAGTTGGCGGCGGTGGATGCGGCGGTGGATGCGATCGCCATTTTGCAACAGGGGGAATTTATCTCAGTAAACCCAGCTTTTTTAGCATTGTTTGGCTACCCTCATCTCTTGAGTTTACAGGGCCACCCCTGGCATGAAGTGCTATTTGCCCCCGCAGAACAAGCCCGTTTCCAAGCGGATATTTTGCCCAACCTCGAGAAAACAAAATCTTGGCAAGGTCAGGCGATCGCCCAGCGGCAAGACACTCAACTGTTCACCGCTGAAATTTCCCTGACGATCACCAGTGACGACGACCTCATCTGTGTCTGCCGAGACATCACCGCCCGCAATGAGGCCGATCTCAAAATTCGTAGCACCGAAGCTCGGTTGCGCTCCCAGTACCTCAATTTCCCAATTCCCACCTACACCTGGCAACACCGGGAGGGAAATTTCTATTTGATCAATTACAACAGTGCTGCTGAAGCCGCGAATAACTACCGTCTCAAGGATTTTCGCCATTGCCCAAGCCACGAAATCTACGGCTCAGACCACGCCATTCACCAAAATATCTACCATTGCTTCGAGTTTAAAAGCACCTTCGACGCAGAGCTCCAAACCACTGCCCCCAATGATCCCAATGATGTTTTGCGCTATTTTCTCGTCACCTATATTTACATCGATCCAGATTTGGTGATGGTGCATATCCAGGATTTAACCCAACGCAAACAAGCGGAACGGGAGTTACAGCAGAGTCAAATCTTTCTGCGCCAAGTGATCGATAATGACCCGAATTTGATTTTTGTGAAGGACCACCAGGGGCATTTTCTCTTGGCCAACCAGGCCCTAGCAGATATCTACGGCAAGACAGTGGCGGAGTTGATCGGCAAACGAGATTGTGACCTAAACCCCCGTCACCAAGAGGTGGAGCAGTTTGACCGGGCTGACCGACAGGTCATCGAAACCCAAGCGATGGTCGTGGTAGATGAGGAGCAGCTTACGGATATCCACGGGACTGTTCATTATTTCCGGACGGTGAAAGTTCCCCTCCAATTGCCTGGCGATCGCACCCCCTGCCGCATCCTTGGGGTCGCCTCAGAAATGACCCAACAGCGGCGCGCCAAGCAAGAGCTAGAAAATGCCCTCAACCAGGAGCGGGAGCTAAATTATCTAAAAACCCGCTTCATTGACACAGCTTCCCACGAATTTCGCACCCCCCTAACGGTGATTTTGGGGGCGGCACAGATGCTTGATGCCTATTCAGAACATCTCTCACCGGAAAGGCGATCGCAGTACCTCCGCAATATCCAGGACAGCGTGATCCGCCTGCGCCAACTAATCGACGATGTGTTGACCATGAGTCGCCTGGAAGCAGGAAAACTACGCTGTCAACGGCAGCCGATTGATATCATTGTTCTCTGCCAAGATCTCCTCACAGAATTTAAGGTGGGCCTGGGTAAACAGCATCACATTGTATTTGAAACAGCCGGGGCGATCGCCTCCCCCCTCAATCTCGATCCGAACTTGATCCAACATATTCTCAGTAATCTCCTGAGTAATGCTTGTAAATACTCCGCCCCCGGCACCACCATCACCCTCCAAGTCATCGGAGACGAAGCTCAACTCACCTTGACAATCACCGACCAAGGCATCGGTATCCCCGCCGAAGATTGGCCCCATCTTTTTGGCTCTTTCTATCGGGCCAGCAATACCCAAAATATCCCCGGTACAGGTTTGGGCCTAAACATTGTCAAAGAATATGTGCTGCTCCATGGCGGGACAATCAACTTCAGTAGTCAACTTGGCCGGGGCAGCCAATTTGTCGTCACAATTCCCCTAGAGGCTTAG
- a CDS encoding hydrolase, alpha/beta fold family, translated as MTSDVLANHNVQILGNQNSPKTLLFAHGFGSDQTSWRLVTPAFAAEYRLVLFDLPGCGGSKINESERLHHAKLENYAQDILSICDALDLEEIQLIAHSVSSMTATLVALKHPNLISRLVFISACARYIQDQDYDGSFEQLAADRILNAMAENYSLWVRQYAPSIINTPNQPLLSEEFSRTLLRLRPDYAFLTFSMIIQSDYRREVSQLKVPTLILQAYQDPFVSEAASEYLHQVIRGSQLQWIEAKGHFPQLSNPKAVIEAIRGFIF; from the coding sequence ATGACATCTGATGTCCTCGCCAATCACAACGTACAAATTTTAGGCAATCAGAATTCGCCGAAGACGTTACTGTTTGCCCATGGTTTTGGGAGTGACCAAACAAGTTGGCGTCTTGTGACGCCAGCGTTTGCCGCTGAATATCGCCTCGTTTTATTTGATTTACCCGGCTGCGGTGGCTCAAAAATAAACGAAAGTGAAAGACTGCACCACGCCAAGCTCGAAAATTATGCCCAAGATATTCTCAGCATTTGTGATGCCCTAGACCTCGAAGAAATACAACTCATTGCCCATTCTGTGAGTAGTATGACCGCCACCCTCGTGGCTCTCAAGCACCCAAATTTGATTAGTCGCCTTGTTTTTATCAGTGCCTGTGCTCGCTATATCCAGGACCAAGACTATGACGGGAGTTTTGAGCAGCTAGCGGCAGACCGCATACTTAATGCCATGGCCGAAAATTATTCCCTATGGGTGCGTCAGTATGCCCCCTCGATCATCAATACTCCCAATCAACCTCTACTCTCTGAGGAGTTTTCAAGAACGCTGCTGCGTCTGCGGCCAGACTATGCTTTTTTAACGTTCTCGATGATTATCCAGTCTGATTATCGGCGCGAAGTGAGTCAGTTGAAGGTGCCTACCTTAATCTTGCAGGCCTACCAAGATCCTTTTGTTTCAGAGGCGGCGAGCGAGTACCTGCATCAGGTGATTCGAGGCAGTCAATTGCAATGGATCGAAGCCAAGGGGCATTTTCCTCAACTGAGTAACCCAAAGGCTGTGATTGAGGCGATCCGGGGTTTTATTTTTTGA